The DNA region AACCGGGACGGTCAGGAGAACAGGGGTCGTTCTGGAGAGTTCATTCTTCAATCGTTCCAATTCAGCCACTATTTCGGGAAGAAAGAGCAACCGGCTCTTCTTGACCAGCAAGGTCAGAAGACTTTTCATAGGGTTGGCGTAATCCGCTGGTATTTTCTCCCCAAACGGTCTATCGATCAGGCTTTTCAAAATCATTTTTTTGTCCTCAATACCAAACGAGGGACTGTAAAGAACATTTTTCAAAGAAGAATTGCCCCGGATCCCCTCGGAAATGGCTTTCAGCCTTTCGAGA from Nitrospirota bacterium includes:
- the atpH gene encoding ATP synthase F1 subunit delta encodes the protein MRNNTLAKRYAKALFELIYHQTRRDDVLLSCLERLKAISEGIRGNSSLKNVLYSPSFGIEDKKMILKSLIDRPFGEKIPADYANPMKSLLTLLVKKSRLLFLPEIVAELERLKNELSRTTPVLLTVPVSLLENERDGFAQKFERLFQQKIQLTVKVSPEILGGMSVQIGSKIFDGTLQMKLSRLRHNLME